One Alkalinema sp. FACHB-956 genomic region harbors:
- a CDS encoding calcium-binding protein — MAYLKEDSAMLSQSQSIKSNTILLAKVLTPNLLYRNNHDYTFKLHFKSMSKLECGICSVALEHLNLEELMNNVTYSNDYSWNSDWVYKNIVEQRGQTKVVFINGILTDEAGFDTQRSDVKNELKLKEWGDAVVTPGYGSLKLESFYNPSKGPNAEIQEFHSSLVAAIFTFAVNRYRDYWKAKFPNALGAQTPDGVLADKWALLNGETNNYAAFKLSQLISTPILGAVQLLQMNPLQKILIADFVDRFGDLDDIAERIGFDPPTDLMEALSQFFSSDPAPASKSLNHHIKDTKNNEVDWMQDVLNHLQNNVNNSVIFVPHSQGNFFVEDGLLERREDFQSAFGSRIKIISLGSPTNYSTLSLDSDTLSTFTNIIPIVDPVARLKIDVRASNKEKFQHLLDWLPNFSIQDISQSGFGVWIGHDLGRYLGKDLVLSNGIEIPDIGFIKTPDAPSIIIPGRQDVRPQFQKFAEVLNPKGYYFPNSPIFGKGVIEGTDDGDWLEGSDDRDTFNPKAGNDVVRGKSGSDWIIAGSGWDFIDGGSGEGNDFVQYTSWGHSITVYSEYMGLRGQPFPMPSSDIYRVVKGSLDHKGDVEEDILVDIEGIFGSNFSDKMNGGDGNDNFFGNDGNDQLFGNGSNDLLNGGNGNDDLVGGLGNDTIIGGNGEDTVYYTNSLNGVVVNINEDKAYQNNTGLRRQNSVNDANPDFYYRDLEPDFFVDRGEAQDGFGTVDRLSGLENIQGSLNNDILIGNQLDNKIRGLGGNDLLIGNAGNDILDGGAGSDTVSYRRDPYGVLVDLSRGRAVDSWGGVDILLDIENIIGSDSDSTDNLVGNDGNNIITAGYGNDYIVGLGGDDTIYGEFGNDTIIGGLGKDTIFGNQGLDIIWGDLEGNPDIGDNDYIRGGDGDDDIHAGGGDDVVFGDSGIGNDRIWGDAGNDELHGGAGNDLIEGGTGNDLIFGDSGADLLRGNSGADAIDGGEGDDLVDYGDAPSGVIVNIDESRGYNSSQQTYFVPGFSFEISAGAAKDGYGFSDVLKNLENIDGSKFADILIGNRFNNQIRGWDGNDILIGLAGDDDLQGQDGDDILLGGAGRDRLNGGAGFDIVSYRDATSGIAVSLYARSGWQGDAIGDEITETEGLEGSQFNDYLIGDNGRNILLGLGGDDILEGYAGDDTLIGGEGNDRIVGGLGNDIQIGGLGDDLHYAELGKDLIIDLEGNNIIDAGEGHNLIFAGAGNDRITAGPGNDLIDAGDGNNIIQAGEGHNWIKSGSGNDWITDGAGNDYILTGDGDDTIYLAEGHNIVDAGAGNNQIYSGHGNDLFILSFGSGTSKIFQFNNNDRFGLIGGMSFDQLVITEGRQGWEFFTQISHASTGDRLAQIMWTTPNQFNSSFFVTVEDPTRTFTQKRDQLAAQFSDRLVANGLTTAIPGFNPSPTELTTPLTAANPTMPNYNAPLI; from the coding sequence TACCTACTCTAATGATTACAGTTGGAATTCTGACTGGGTTTATAAAAATATAGTTGAGCAGCGAGGTCAGACTAAAGTCGTATTCATCAATGGAATTTTGACAGATGAGGCAGGATTTGATACTCAGAGAAGTGATGTGAAAAATGAATTAAAGCTTAAAGAGTGGGGAGATGCAGTAGTTACACCTGGATATGGGTCGCTTAAGCTGGAATCATTTTATAATCCTTCCAAAGGTCCAAATGCTGAGATACAAGAATTTCACAGTTCTCTTGTAGCAGCAATTTTCACCTTTGCTGTTAATAGGTATCGTGACTATTGGAAGGCAAAATTTCCTAATGCACTAGGGGCTCAGACTCCTGATGGAGTATTAGCTGATAAGTGGGCATTGTTGAACGGAGAAACAAACAACTATGCTGCATTTAAATTAAGTCAACTAATTAGTACACCCATTTTGGGGGCTGTACAACTTCTCCAGATGAATCCACTACAGAAAATCTTAATTGCAGATTTCGTAGACAGATTTGGAGATTTGGATGATATAGCCGAACGCATTGGTTTTGACCCACCAACTGATTTGATGGAGGCCTTAAGTCAATTCTTTTCTAGTGATCCTGCTCCTGCTAGTAAATCATTAAATCATCACATAAAAGACACAAAGAATAATGAAGTCGATTGGATGCAAGATGTATTAAATCATTTGCAAAACAATGTAAATAACTCAGTGATATTTGTTCCTCATTCGCAAGGGAACTTCTTTGTTGAAGATGGTTTGCTAGAAAGAAGAGAAGACTTTCAGAGCGCATTTGGTTCACGTATAAAAATAATTTCTCTTGGCTCACCAACCAATTACTCCACGCTGTCTCTTGATTCAGATACTCTCTCTACATTCACAAATATCATTCCGATTGTTGATCCAGTTGCACGTTTGAAAATTGATGTCAGAGCTTCAAATAAGGAGAAATTTCAACATCTTTTAGATTGGCTTCCAAATTTCTCAATTCAAGATATTTCTCAATCTGGATTTGGAGTTTGGATTGGGCATGATTTAGGGCGCTATTTGGGAAAAGATCTTGTTCTTAGCAATGGTATTGAAATTCCAGATATTGGATTTATAAAAACACCAGATGCTCCCTCTATCATTATCCCTGGTAGACAAGATGTTAGACCTCAATTCCAAAAATTTGCTGAAGTATTGAATCCAAAAGGATACTATTTCCCCAATAGCCCTATATTTGGGAAAGGTGTTATAGAAGGCACAGACGATGGAGACTGGCTGGAAGGATCTGATGATAGAGATACATTCAATCCCAAGGCTGGAAATGACGTGGTTCGCGGTAAGTCTGGTAGCGATTGGATAATCGCTGGTTCTGGCTGGGATTTTATTGATGGTGGTTCAGGAGAGGGAAATGACTTCGTTCAATATACTTCTTGGGGACATTCAATCACCGTTTACTCTGAATACATGGGTTTGAGGGGACAGCCCTTTCCAATGCCTAGTTCTGATATTTACCGAGTTGTCAAAGGTTCTTTGGATCACAAAGGAGACGTGGAAGAAGACATTCTGGTAGATATTGAAGGGATTTTTGGTTCCAATTTCTCCGATAAAATGAATGGGGGCGATGGCAACGATAATTTCTTCGGCAATGATGGAAATGATCAGCTTTTTGGAAACGGTAGTAATGATCTACTCAATGGGGGGAATGGAAACGATGATTTAGTCGGTGGCTTAGGTAATGATACTATTATTGGTGGTAACGGTGAAGATACAGTCTATTACACAAATTCACTGAATGGTGTTGTTGTAAACATTAACGAAGATAAAGCCTATCAGAACAACACAGGTCTCAGACGGCAAAATTCAGTTAACGATGCCAATCCAGATTTCTATTACAGAGACCTTGAACCTGACTTTTTTGTCGATCGAGGTGAGGCTCAAGATGGATTTGGAACTGTAGATAGGCTCAGTGGTTTAGAGAATATTCAAGGTTCTCTAAACAACGATATCTTAATTGGAAACCAGCTAGATAATAAGATCAGGGGCTTGGGCGGCAACGATCTACTGATTGGTAATGCTGGCAATGACATTTTAGATGGAGGTGCTGGTTCTGATACAGTCAGTTATCGGCGAGATCCATATGGAGTGCTAGTTGATCTTAGTCGTGGTCGAGCTGTAGACAGTTGGGGTGGTGTAGATATCCTTCTAGACATTGAAAATATTATTGGCTCAGATTCTGACAGCACTGATAACCTTGTTGGAAATGACGGAAACAATATCATTACTGCTGGATATGGCAATGATTATATTGTTGGGCTAGGTGGCGACGATACAATCTACGGCGAGTTTGGCAATGACACAATTATTGGTGGTCTTGGCAAAGATACAATCTTCGGCAATCAAGGGTTAGACATCATCTGGGGCGATCTTGAGGGTAACCCTGACATCGGTGACAATGACTATATTCGTGGCGGCGATGGCGACGATGACATCCACGCTGGCGGTGGTGATGATGTTGTATTCGGAGACAGTGGCATCGGCAATGACAGAATCTGGGGCGATGCAGGCAATGATGAACTGCATGGTGGTGCGGGCAATGACCTCATTGAAGGTGGTACTGGCAATGACCTGATTTTTGGTGACAGTGGAGCGGATTTACTTCGAGGCAACAGTGGGGCAGATGCTATTGATGGTGGTGAAGGTGACGATCTTGTGGACTATGGAGATGCACCTTCAGGAGTCATTGTCAACATTGATGAGAGCCGAGGCTATAACAGTAGTCAGCAAACCTATTTTGTACCTGGCTTTAGCTTTGAAATTAGTGCTGGTGCAGCAAAAGATGGTTACGGCTTCTCCGATGTTCTGAAAAACCTTGAGAATATCGATGGCTCAAAATTTGCGGATATCCTGATTGGCAACCGTTTCAATAATCAAATTCGCGGTTGGGACGGCAATGATATTCTCATCGGGCTGGCAGGTGATGATGACCTCCAAGGTCAAGATGGTGATGATATCCTGTTGGGCGGTGCTGGCAGAGATCGTCTTAATGGTGGAGCCGGATTTGATATTGTTTCCTACAGAGATGCCACGTCAGGCATTGCTGTTAGTCTGTATGCGCGGAGCGGGTGGCAAGGTGACGCTATTGGCGATGAAATTACAGAAACTGAAGGACTTGAAGGTAGCCAGTTTAATGACTACTTAATTGGGGATAATGGCAGAAATATCCTTCTTGGTCTTGGAGGAGATGATATCCTAGAAGGCTATGCAGGCGATGACACTCTCATTGGTGGAGAAGGCAACGATCGTATCGTCGGTGGGTTAGGTAATGATATTCAAATCGGTGGCCTCGGCGACGATCTCCACTATGCCGAACTTGGCAAAGACCTCATCATCGACCTAGAAGGCAATAACATCATCGACGCAGGGGAAGGTCACAACCTCATCTTCGCAGGCGCAGGCAACGATCGCATTACCGCAGGCCCCGGCAACGACCTCATCGACGCAGGCGATGGCAACAATATCATCCAAGCAGGCGAAGGTCATAACTGGATTAAATCTGGCTCCGGCAACGACTGGATCACCGACGGAGCAGGCAACGACTATATCCTCACAGGCGACGGCGACGACACCATCTACCTCGCTGAGGGACATAATATCGTCGATGCAGGAGCAGGCAATAACCAAATTTATAGCGGTCATGGCAACGATCTATTTATCCTCAGCTTCGGCTCCGGTACCAGCAAAATCTTTCAATTCAACAACAACGATCGCTTTGGCTTAATTGGCGGTATGAGCTTTGACCAACTCGTAATCACCGAGGGACGACAAGGCTGGGAATTTTTCACCCAAATCAGCCATGCCAGCACCGGCGATCGCCTCGCTCAGATCATGTGGACAACACCCAACCAATTCAACAGCAGTTTCTTTGTCACAGTAGAAGACCCCACCCGCACCTTTACTCAAAAACGCGATCAGCTCGCAGCTCAATTTAGCGATCGTCTGGTTGCCAACGGTCTAACAACCGCTATCCCTGGCTTCAACCCCAGCCCCACAGAACTCACCACGCCCTTAACTGCTGCAAATCCTACAATGCCGAACTACAACGCCCCCTTGATATAA